In one Myotis daubentonii chromosome 1, mMyoDau2.1, whole genome shotgun sequence genomic region, the following are encoded:
- the LOC132228747 gene encoding LOW QUALITY PROTEIN: olfactory receptor 6J1 (The sequence of the model RefSeq protein was modified relative to this genomic sequence to represent the inferred CDS: inserted 3 bases in 3 codons; substituted 2 bases at 2 genomic stop codons) — translation MANQTATVGEFILLGFALSRQVELPFLMLLLSTFLLTLXGNLLIISIVLSYSCLHTPMYFFLCNLSILDILFTTVISPKVLVNLASGDKTISFAXCITQCXFYFFLGTVEFLLLTVMSYDRYAAVCYPLQYSTIMRPSVCIGTVVFSWVGGFLSVLFPIIFISQLPFCGSNIINHFFCDSGPLLALACADTTAIELMDFMLSSTVILCCIVLVAYSYTYIILTIVRIPSXSGRKKAFNTRASHLTIVMLSSGITVFIYVTPSQKEYLEVNKVPSVLSSVVTPFLNPFVCTLRNDTVLGVLKDVWVRVQAVLEKRMMTMLRSKLSSXKDQ, via the exons aTGGCCAATCAGACTGCCACTGTGGGGGAGTTTATTTTGCTGGGATTTGCCCTCAGCAGGCAGGTGGAGCTGCCGTTCCTGATGCTGCTGCTGTCCACATTCCTGCTGACCC CTGGGAACCTGCTCATCATTTCCATTGTGCTGTCCTACTCCTGTCTCCACacccccatgtacttcttcctgtGCAACCTCTCTATCCTGGACATCCTCTTCACCACAGTCATTTCTCCAAAAGTGTTGGTCAACTTAGCATCTGGGGATAAAACCATTTCCTTTG GGTGTATCACCCAGTGCTAGTTCTACTTCTTCCTGGGCACGGTAGAGTTTCTTCTGTTGACAGTCATGTCCTATGATCGCTATGCTGCTGTCTGTTACCCGCTGCAGTACAGCACCATCATGAGACCTTCTGTCTGCATTGGGACTGTTGTGTTTTCTTGGGTAGGAGGCTTCCTATCTGTGCTCTTCCCAATCATCTTCATCTCTCAGCTGCCCTTCTGTGGCTCCAACATTATTAACCACTTCTTCTGTGACAGTGGGCCTTTGCTGGCCTTGGCCTGTGCAGATACCACTGCCATTGAGCTGATGGATTTCATGCTTTCGTCCACCGTCATCCTCTGTTGCATAGTCCTTGTAGCCTATTCCTATACGTACATCATCTTGACGATAGTGCGCATTCCTT TCAGTGGAAGGAAGAAGGCCTTTAACACCCGTGCTTCCCACCTGACAATAGTCATGCTTTCTAGTGGCATCACAGTGTTTATCTACGTGACACCCTCCCAGAAAGAATATCTGGAGGTCAACAAGGTCCCTTCAGTACTGAGCAGTGTTGTGACCCCATTCCTCAACCCCTTTGTATGTACTCTGAGGAATGACACGGTGTTGGGGGTCCTAAAGGACGTGTGGGTCAGGGTTCAAGCAGTTTTAGAAAAGAGGATGATGACAATGCTGAGGAGCAAATTGTCCTCTTAGAAAGACCAATAA